The Parashewanella tropica genome window below encodes:
- the nadD gene encoding nicotinate-nucleotide adenylyltransferase: MKIGILGGTFDPIHYGHIRPALEVREKLGLDKIWLMPNHIPPHKQGTHTTSQHRLNMVNLVCQDHIEFELCDIELQRETPSYTVKTLEELTEQYPEHQFTFIMGMDSLLSLEKWYQWQRLFDLCNIAVTHRPDYQLNPTFIVKEWYKARLTNKDKAIGNIGHIFDIPVTPQPISSTQLREQLEEPKSTIPFLPNSIANYIKNNRLYTKI; this comes from the coding sequence ATGAAGATAGGCATTCTTGGCGGTACCTTCGATCCCATTCATTACGGACATATACGCCCTGCGCTTGAAGTTCGCGAAAAACTCGGGCTTGATAAAATCTGGTTGATGCCCAACCATATTCCTCCTCATAAACAAGGAACCCACACTACATCGCAACATCGACTGAATATGGTTAATTTGGTATGCCAAGATCATATCGAATTTGAATTGTGTGATATTGAATTACAACGTGAGACCCCAAGTTATACCGTTAAAACCCTAGAAGAGTTAACCGAGCAGTATCCTGAGCATCAGTTCACTTTTATTATGGGAATGGACTCACTTTTGTCATTAGAGAAATGGTATCAATGGCAACGATTATTTGACCTATGCAATATAGCAGTGACGCATCGACCAGATTACCAACTCAATCCGACTTTTATCGTTAAAGAGTGGTATAAAGCTCGCTTAACTAACAAAGATAAAGCTATAGGTAACATAGGGCATATTTTTGATATTCCAGTCACTCCACAACCTATCTCATCCACTCAATTACGTGAGCAATTAGAGGAACCTAAGTCGACTATTCCTTTTCTTCCGAATTCAATAGCGAATTATATTAAAAACAACCGACTTTATACCAAGATTTAA
- a CDS encoding alpha/beta fold hydrolase: MTEIQQESIFLPYKDGKLHIRKIAPSNSKKQLTPFLMLHGSISNGKVFYTKSGKGLACSMAKEGYEVYVLDMPGRGLSTPKIARGVNPSQTEVVRDVIPSVQAFILEANPLADKVHWLAHSWGGVLMAATMLRYSELQDQVASFVTFGTKRRVQVKNLHRTLVLELIWKRLSIPLMKLKGYFPAIGLGVGMDNESYLSVTQTFPWLEGEWIDPEDGFDYSAKLPSAQLPPAWFFAGKNDPILGNPSDVKSTFDELKFKQGKFVLLSKQNGHKHDYDHASMLTHADAEGDHFSELKSWYKVGCF; this comes from the coding sequence GTGACTGAAATCCAACAAGAATCGATATTTTTACCCTATAAGGATGGGAAGCTTCATATAAGAAAGATTGCCCCTTCAAATAGCAAAAAGCAGCTTACTCCTTTTTTAATGCTTCATGGGTCGATTTCAAATGGCAAAGTATTTTATACGAAGTCAGGTAAAGGTTTGGCTTGTTCAATGGCAAAAGAAGGCTATGAAGTTTATGTGTTGGATATGCCGGGTAGGGGATTAAGTACACCTAAAATCGCACGAGGAGTGAACCCCAGCCAAACTGAAGTCGTACGTGATGTAATCCCTAGTGTTCAAGCGTTTATTTTAGAGGCAAACCCATTGGCAGATAAAGTGCATTGGTTAGCTCACTCTTGGGGAGGCGTGCTGATGGCAGCGACCATGTTGCGGTATTCCGAATTGCAAGATCAAGTCGCTTCATTTGTCACTTTTGGAACTAAGCGTCGTGTTCAAGTTAAAAACTTACATCGAACTTTAGTTTTGGAGTTAATTTGGAAGCGATTATCTATCCCTCTAATGAAGCTAAAAGGCTATTTCCCAGCCATTGGTTTAGGTGTTGGGATGGATAACGAGAGCTATTTGAGTGTCACCCAAACCTTTCCTTGGCTCGAAGGAGAGTGGATAGACCCAGAAGATGGCTTTGATTATAGCGCCAAGTTACCAAGTGCTCAGTTACCGCCAGCTTGGTTTTTCGCTGGAAAAAATGATCCGATCCTCGGTAACCCAAGTGATGTGAAGTCTACTTTTGATGAATTGAAGTTTAAACAAGGAAAGTTTGTGCTGTTAAGCAAGCAAAATGGCCATAAACATGATTATGACCATGCCAGCATGCTTACCCACGCAGATGCTGAAGGTGACCACTTTTCTGAGCTTAAATCTTGGTATAAAGTCGGTTGTTTTTAA